A stretch of the Marmota flaviventris isolate mMarFla1 chromosome 12, mMarFla1.hap1, whole genome shotgun sequence genome encodes the following:
- the Calml3 gene encoding calmodulin-like protein 3 — MANQLTEEQIAEFKEAFSLFDKDGDGCITTQELGTVMRSLGQNPTEAELQGMVNEIDRDGNGTVDFPEFLGMMARKMKDTDSEEEIREAFRVFDKDGNGYVSAAELRHVMTRLGEKLSDEEVEEMIRAADTDGDGQVNYEEFVRMLVSK; from the coding sequence ATGGCCAACCAGCTGACCGAGGAGCAAATTGCCGAGTTCAAGGAAGCCTTCTCTCTGTTTGACAAGGACGGGGATGGCTGCATTACCACCCAGGAGCTGGGCACCGTCATGCGGTCCCTGGGCCAGAACCCCACAGAGGCTGAGCTCCAGGGCATGGTGAACGAGATCGACCGGGATGGAAATGGCACGGTGGACTTCCCCGAGTTCCTGGGCATGATGGCCAGGAAGATGAAAGACACGGACAGCGAGGAGGAGATCCGGGAGGCCTTCCGCGTGTTCGACAAGGACGGCAACGGCTATGTCAGCGCAGCCGAGCTGAGGCACGTGATGACCAGACTTGGGGAGAAGCTGAGCGatgaggaggtggaggagatgaTTCGGGCGGCAGACACGGACGGAGATGGGCAAGTGAACTACGAGGAGTTTGTGCGCATGCTGGTGTCCAAGTGA